Proteins found in one Alicyclobacillus cycloheptanicus genomic segment:
- a CDS encoding glycosyltransferase family 39 protein, whose product MHAQRERTHQLYLLCLFLLLAASVLVHVITLHMPLYASDAWRQTDEESIVWHFTYVLTNPLKPQIFYDGTHDLFVQLELQVIPWLTSILMRIFGWHTMLLHVIPDVFFSLNVYLIYRIGVKLFTPAYGLFGALLYLLVPYDIYYGQALMPEIFMMTMLLVTVLTVNAYLENQTWGRASVAALSLLLLALSKLPAVTILPGLLAFAMVKSGWRSLISPKVILSVVFAGVFTELYLHYEGSIAASKFVSGDTSAYLLRHMASNLHLHVYHQAFQFITTRLLFRPISALAIVGLFFPRLNSKLYALLIGWGFGAFIFEAWVATHNALQYYYLVIALPGVLMGAYGGYALYHYFHRWSLIALVPVTALAVSAAWQHTPVLYTPYQKNIYELGLRFRSLPANDRILWIGTTPIIFDYSRHYGWRDFNTKETLAEKEAWIQEKIREKAAVLVVEHQTAPDNQPLMAYLQKNFRHQVVDGYTVFWL is encoded by the coding sequence ATGCATGCCCAGCGTGAACGAACACACCAATTGTACTTGCTCTGCCTCTTTCTCCTCCTAGCTGCGTCTGTGCTTGTGCACGTCATCACGCTCCACATGCCGCTGTACGCGTCGGACGCTTGGAGACAGACAGATGAAGAGAGCATTGTTTGGCATTTTACATATGTCCTGACGAATCCGTTGAAACCACAAATCTTCTATGATGGGACGCATGACCTCTTCGTGCAGTTGGAACTTCAGGTCATTCCCTGGCTCACCAGCATTTTAATGCGCATATTTGGCTGGCACACCATGTTGCTTCACGTGATTCCTGACGTATTTTTCAGCCTGAATGTGTACTTGATTTACCGCATTGGCGTGAAGCTGTTTACTCCGGCGTATGGCCTTTTCGGTGCTCTGCTGTACCTGCTTGTTCCGTACGACATTTATTACGGACAAGCCCTCATGCCGGAAATTTTCATGATGACCATGCTGTTGGTGACAGTCCTTACAGTGAACGCTTACTTGGAGAACCAGACTTGGGGTCGTGCGTCCGTTGCAGCCCTGTCTCTTCTACTGTTGGCGTTGTCCAAACTGCCGGCGGTCACAATTTTGCCTGGCCTGCTTGCTTTTGCTATGGTCAAGAGTGGATGGCGGTCGTTAATTTCTCCTAAGGTCATATTGAGTGTTGTGTTCGCTGGCGTATTTACCGAGCTTTACTTGCACTATGAAGGTTCCATTGCGGCATCGAAGTTTGTATCGGGTGACACAAGTGCATACCTCCTTCGCCATATGGCCAGCAATTTGCATCTCCATGTCTACCATCAGGCATTCCAATTTATCACAACGAGGTTATTGTTTCGTCCGATTTCTGCATTGGCAATTGTGGGGCTTTTTTTCCCAAGGCTGAACTCGAAACTGTATGCGCTCTTGATTGGGTGGGGATTCGGTGCCTTTATATTCGAAGCCTGGGTTGCAACGCACAACGCCCTGCAGTATTACTACCTGGTAATCGCGTTGCCCGGTGTCCTCATGGGGGCATACGGCGGGTACGCGCTGTATCATTATTTCCACCGTTGGTCGCTGATCGCGCTCGTTCCAGTCACGGCTTTAGCAGTTAGCGCTGCGTGGCAGCACACGCCCGTGCTGTACACGCCGTATCAGAAGAATATTTATGAACTTGGCTTACGTTTCCGGTCCCTTCCAGCGAACGACCGCATCTTATGGATTGGCACAACCCCCATCATCTTCGACTATTCGCGACATTACGGGTGGCGTGACTTCAACACCAAGGAGACACTAGCTGAGAAGGAGGCGTGGATTCAGGAGAAGATACGTGAGAAGGCTGCCGTACTGGTTGTGGAGCATCAGACGGCGCCCGACAATCAGCCACTGATGGCTTACCTGCAGAAGAACTTTCGACATCAGGTCGTCGACGGATACACGGTGTTCTGGCTATAA
- a CDS encoding bifunctional 2-methylcitrate dehydratase/aconitate hydratase, with product MPEAQTTGEIGEVDAVLEQIADYVVGQTTFGDTALCTAHLTMLDAIGCGILALQYPACTRHLGPLVEGTVVPHAARVPGTNYELDPVLAAFDIGSMIRWLDYNDTWLAKEWGHPSDNLGGILALCDHESRVRTTRGEPPLTVADVLTALVQAHEIQGSLALENSLNAHGFDHVLFVKIATAAVATRLLGGSKAQVVNAVSNAFIDNASLRTYRHAPNTGWRKSWAAGDATSRGVYLALMAHKGEMGYRRALTAPHWGFEDVVMGGEPVRLPETLGSYVMENVLFKVSYPAEFHAQTALEAAIRLHGQVAARLDDIEQVAIRTHESAIRIISKTGPLMNPADRDHCLQYIVAIGLLFGTLTSEHYQDAAAADPRIDRLRAKMVVEECKRYSEDYLNPQKRSIASAVQVRFTDGSATEWVEVEYPIGHPRRRDEGVPKLWEKFAANLSTHFHSAQVERILAACRSYDTLCAMSVPAFVELFVPDTTG from the coding sequence ATGCCAGAAGCGCAAACAACCGGCGAAATCGGCGAAGTCGATGCTGTCCTGGAGCAGATTGCAGACTACGTTGTCGGTCAAACCACCTTTGGCGACACGGCGCTTTGCACCGCACACCTGACGATGCTCGACGCCATCGGCTGCGGCATCCTCGCCCTGCAGTATCCAGCTTGCACCAGGCACTTGGGGCCGCTCGTCGAAGGCACCGTCGTCCCGCACGCGGCGCGCGTGCCCGGAACGAATTACGAGCTCGATCCCGTCCTTGCCGCGTTCGACATCGGCTCGATGATTCGCTGGCTGGACTACAACGACACCTGGCTCGCGAAGGAGTGGGGCCATCCGTCGGACAACCTGGGCGGCATTCTCGCGCTCTGCGACCACGAGTCGCGCGTTCGCACCACCCGCGGCGAGCCGCCGCTGACCGTGGCGGACGTCCTCACTGCACTCGTGCAGGCCCACGAAATTCAAGGCTCCCTCGCCTTGGAGAACAGCCTGAACGCGCATGGGTTCGATCACGTCCTCTTCGTCAAAATCGCCACAGCCGCCGTCGCGACGCGTCTGCTCGGCGGTTCAAAGGCTCAGGTGGTGAACGCCGTCTCCAACGCCTTCATCGACAACGCGAGCCTGCGGACCTACCGCCACGCACCGAACACGGGCTGGCGCAAGTCGTGGGCGGCGGGGGACGCGACCAGCCGCGGGGTCTACCTGGCGCTGATGGCGCACAAGGGAGAAATGGGCTACCGCCGCGCACTGACCGCTCCGCACTGGGGCTTTGAGGATGTGGTCATGGGCGGGGAGCCGGTGCGGCTGCCCGAGACGCTCGGGTCGTACGTGATGGAGAACGTCCTCTTCAAAGTCTCCTACCCCGCCGAGTTCCACGCCCAGACGGCGCTGGAAGCCGCTATTCGGCTGCACGGGCAGGTCGCCGCCCGCCTCGACGACATCGAACAAGTCGCCATCCGGACGCATGAATCCGCGATCCGCATCATCAGCAAGACGGGGCCCTTGATGAACCCTGCCGATCGCGACCATTGCCTGCAATATATCGTCGCCATTGGCCTGTTGTTTGGCACCCTGACCAGCGAACACTACCAGGACGCCGCGGCGGCGGACCCCCGCATTGACCGCCTGCGCGCCAAGATGGTGGTCGAGGAGTGCAAGCGGTACAGTGAGGATTACCTCAATCCACAGAAGCGTTCCATCGCGAGTGCTGTACAGGTGCGGTTCACGGACGGGTCGGCCACCGAGTGGGTGGAAGTGGAGTACCCGATTGGCCATCCGCGCCGGCGGGACGAGGGCGTCCCGAAGCTCTGGGAGAAGTTCGCCGCCAACTTGTCGACGCACTTTCACAGCGCGCAGGTCGAACGCATCCTCGCCGCCTGCCGGTCGTATGACACGCTGTGCGCGATGTCCGTGCCGGCGTTTGTAGAACTGTTCGTGCCGGACACCACGGGTTAG
- a CDS encoding MFS transporter, producing MATLSIAARLDRIPVSSIHRKAAFIIGLGLFFELYDVYLSGVLGSVISEQFHISGVTQSLLLGSSFLGMFLGAIFLNRMADVIGRRKAFMFNLLIYSVFTFLCAFSPNVSLLVLFRFLAGFGIGAEAPLCDTYLSEILPSYRRGTIMVWAYTLQFCSMPVEGLLARWIVPTNVGMAGWRWMFIIGSLGAVFAWALQQFLPESPRWLESVGRKSEAEKIMVRFEKHLTASQRVDIADLPPAVLAPPQEKLPVSTLFIAQFRRRTILLWVFQILQTFGYYGFGTLVPLVLAQKGFDVHSSLTYTTLTFIGYPVGSLISLPIVERIQRKWLIVGTAFCMGAFGILFGISNSPALIIIFGFLYTLVSNIFSNAYHIFQVEIYPTSIRATASGAGYSLSRLSSGLMPFVLLPLLQTSGATAMFSVVAIAMVIVMIDIGGFAPKTTARPLEELNQIPTLNTGVEDAHSTSV from the coding sequence ATGGCAACCCTGTCGATTGCAGCGAGACTGGACCGCATCCCGGTCAGCTCGATTCACCGCAAGGCCGCGTTTATCATTGGATTGGGTTTGTTCTTCGAACTGTATGATGTCTACTTATCCGGTGTATTGGGGTCTGTGATTTCAGAACAGTTTCACATCAGCGGCGTGACGCAGTCGCTGCTGCTCGGTTCTTCGTTTTTGGGGATGTTTCTCGGGGCGATTTTCCTCAACCGCATGGCAGACGTGATTGGCCGCCGCAAGGCGTTTATGTTCAACCTCCTGATTTATTCGGTCTTCACGTTTCTGTGCGCGTTCAGTCCGAATGTTTCGCTGCTCGTCCTGTTTCGTTTCCTCGCGGGCTTTGGCATTGGCGCCGAAGCACCGCTGTGCGACACGTATCTGAGCGAGATTCTGCCGTCCTACCGCCGCGGCACCATCATGGTCTGGGCCTATACCTTGCAGTTCTGCTCGATGCCCGTCGAAGGGTTGTTGGCGCGCTGGATTGTGCCGACCAACGTGGGCATGGCCGGCTGGCGGTGGATGTTCATCATCGGTTCGCTGGGTGCCGTGTTTGCCTGGGCGCTCCAGCAGTTTCTGCCCGAGTCTCCGCGCTGGCTGGAGTCGGTCGGCCGCAAGTCGGAGGCGGAGAAAATCATGGTTCGCTTCGAGAAGCACCTGACCGCCAGTCAGCGCGTGGACATCGCGGACCTGCCGCCGGCCGTGCTGGCACCGCCCCAGGAAAAGCTGCCTGTCTCCACGCTGTTCATCGCACAGTTCCGCCGGCGCACGATTTTGCTGTGGGTGTTCCAAATCCTCCAGACGTTTGGCTACTACGGCTTTGGCACCCTGGTGCCGCTGGTGCTGGCCCAGAAGGGGTTTGATGTGCACAGCTCTCTGACGTACACCACCCTGACGTTCATCGGGTACCCGGTCGGCTCGCTCATCTCGCTGCCGATTGTGGAGCGGATTCAGCGCAAGTGGCTGATTGTCGGAACGGCCTTTTGCATGGGGGCGTTCGGCATCTTGTTCGGCATCTCCAATTCGCCTGCCCTGATTATCATCTTCGGGTTCCTGTACACATTGGTGAGCAACATCTTCTCGAACGCGTACCACATCTTCCAGGTGGAGATCTACCCGACGTCCATTCGGGCCACCGCTTCTGGCGCCGGGTACAGCCTGAGCCGTCTGTCGAGCGGGCTGATGCCGTTCGTGCTCCTGCCGCTGCTGCAGACGAGCGGCGCCACCGCGATGTTCAGTGTCGTCGCCATCGCGATGGTGATTGTCATGATTGACATCGGCGGTTTTGCGCCCAAGACCACCGCGCGGCCGCTGGAGGAACTTAACCAGATTCCAACCTTGAACACCGGGGTCGAAGACGCGCACTCCACGTCTGTCTGA
- a CDS encoding glycosyltransferase, producing MKLSIVVPTYNELDNVTVLADQIYTSLQGKVDFEIIFVDDSTDDTPQRLQALANERSYVRFYHRTGEKGLGTAVVLGFSKAQGDVLTVMDADLQHPPSMLVPMMKEIMNGADMVIPSRFIEGGDDGGLAFHRKVVSAVARYIGKLALTSIRKISDPTSGFFMFRRECIRGVTLSPIGWKILIEVLARGRFERIVEIPYRFHPRNAGESKMSIREQWNYLRHLLKLMIEIPEERRFYLFALVGLSGVVINMVIYDVLVHLGLAVPLSAFISAICAMVSNFILNDSLTWREVHSTSLHKRALKYGVTSVVGISVNILVLDLLYKGAHIHYLVSNLVGIACATVFNYIANNAWTWRSTKKRTVLSKPDRVA from the coding sequence ATGAAATTAAGCATTGTCGTGCCAACGTACAACGAACTGGACAACGTTACGGTTTTAGCCGATCAAATCTATACATCCCTGCAGGGTAAGGTCGACTTTGAAATTATCTTTGTGGATGACAGCACGGATGACACACCGCAGCGATTACAAGCGCTGGCCAACGAGCGGTCATACGTCCGGTTTTATCATCGCACTGGGGAGAAGGGGCTCGGCACTGCCGTTGTGCTGGGATTCTCCAAAGCCCAGGGCGATGTTCTCACCGTCATGGACGCAGACCTGCAGCATCCTCCTTCCATGCTGGTTCCGATGATGAAGGAAATCATGAATGGCGCGGACATGGTCATTCCCAGCCGATTCATCGAAGGCGGTGACGATGGCGGACTCGCCTTTCATCGCAAGGTCGTGTCGGCTGTTGCCCGGTATATTGGAAAACTGGCGTTAACGTCCATTCGCAAGATCAGCGACCCCACGTCGGGCTTTTTTATGTTCAGACGTGAGTGCATTCGCGGCGTGACGCTGTCCCCAATTGGGTGGAAAATCCTGATTGAAGTGCTTGCGCGTGGAAGGTTTGAGCGGATCGTTGAGATCCCGTACCGGTTTCACCCAAGAAACGCTGGTGAATCCAAGATGTCGATTCGGGAGCAATGGAACTATCTTCGGCATTTGCTCAAACTGATGATAGAAATTCCGGAAGAGCGTCGGTTCTACCTGTTTGCACTGGTGGGGCTGTCTGGTGTCGTCATTAACATGGTCATTTACGATGTATTGGTACACCTCGGGTTGGCTGTGCCCCTTTCCGCATTCATTTCTGCCATTTGCGCGATGGTCTCTAACTTCATACTGAACGATTCCTTGACATGGCGGGAAGTTCATTCGACATCCCTGCATAAACGAGCGCTGAAGTACGGCGTGACTTCCGTGGTTGGGATCTCAGTGAATATTCTCGTGCTTGATTTGTTGTACAAGGGCGCACACATTCATTATCTGGTTTCTAATCTCGTTGGAATCGCGTGTGCGACCGTCTTCAATTACATCGCAAACAACGCCTGGACCTGGAGGTCAACCAAAAAGCGGACAGTGTTGTCCAAGCCTGACCGGGTGGCCTGA
- a CDS encoding hydroxymethylglutaryl-CoA lyase: MKWPQSVRIVDVTPRDGLQDADGALTSEQKIRLCKALYDAGVRSVEITAFVSPKWVPLMKDAETVATALRDCHETIALVPNEKGFDRALATGVDAVTFVVSASPMHQQENLRMPLADSLQQFRRIAERNDTGGSAAGADVGRVRLRGAISCAFGSPFSDETIVPAHVADIAEQLVETGAVELGLADTVGVGTPQVVYETLCRVKARVGEGVPIVLHLHDRYELGLGNITAALMAGVTTFETALGGLGGCPFVPDAPGNLDTEKVVCWMHRMGIETGIDEEGLAQTRTWLLDALRASVARA; encoded by the coding sequence ATGAAGTGGCCGCAGTCCGTCCGCATTGTGGATGTGACGCCGCGCGATGGCCTGCAGGATGCAGACGGCGCGTTGACGAGCGAGCAGAAAATCCGCCTGTGCAAGGCATTGTATGACGCGGGCGTGCGGAGCGTGGAAATCACCGCCTTCGTGTCGCCGAAGTGGGTGCCGCTCATGAAAGACGCGGAGACGGTTGCCACAGCCCTGCGAGACTGTCATGAAACGATTGCCCTCGTCCCCAACGAGAAGGGGTTCGATCGCGCCCTTGCCACAGGGGTCGACGCGGTGACGTTTGTCGTCTCGGCAAGCCCGATGCATCAGCAGGAGAACCTGCGCATGCCCTTGGCGGATTCCCTGCAGCAATTCAGGCGGATCGCCGAGCGAAACGACACAGGCGGCAGCGCTGCGGGCGCCGACGTGGGGCGCGTTCGGCTGCGCGGCGCCATCTCCTGTGCGTTCGGGTCGCCGTTTTCGGACGAGACCATCGTGCCCGCGCACGTCGCCGACATTGCGGAACAGCTGGTGGAGACGGGGGCCGTGGAACTGGGCCTGGCGGACACGGTGGGGGTCGGGACGCCGCAGGTGGTGTACGAGACGCTCTGCCGCGTGAAAGCGCGCGTGGGGGAGGGGGTGCCCATCGTGCTGCATCTGCACGACCGCTATGAACTTGGGCTCGGCAACATCACCGCGGCGCTGATGGCGGGGGTGACGACGTTCGAAACGGCGCTCGGGGGACTCGGCGGCTGTCCGTTTGTGCCGGACGCGCCAGGCAACCTTGACACAGAGAAGGTCGTTTGCTGGATGCACCGGATGGGGATTGAAACCGGGATCGACGAGGAGGGGTTAGCACAGACGCGAACGTGGTTACTGGATGCCTTGCGTGCGTCCGTCGCACGCGCGTAA
- a CDS encoding YigZ family protein: MARHKGESDRLGAAEHNEAPLTDGTERDGGPWLVETRVEEERIIKKSRFIGLLVPVDSVEAAETVLSEVREAHKTANHNCYAYRIGIDGVPIERFSDDGEPSGTAGRPMLEVLRRRDLHNVIAVVTRYFGGTLLGASGLVHAYQDTTLAAVGAATLLRCVRMHAAEVTCDYGAYGRLEHALAEIGYHMTDRVFGADVSFRVYVPEGQADGFAARIADLTSGQALVEIPAARWMGMRPDGTFVVLAET; the protein is encoded by the coding sequence GTGGCACGGCATAAAGGCGAGTCAGATCGACTTGGGGCGGCAGAACATAACGAAGCCCCTTTGACGGATGGTACGGAGCGTGACGGCGGGCCGTGGTTGGTGGAAACGCGGGTCGAGGAAGAACGCATCATTAAGAAGTCTCGGTTCATCGGCCTGCTGGTGCCGGTGGACAGCGTCGAAGCCGCGGAAACGGTGTTGTCTGAGGTCCGAGAGGCGCACAAAACGGCAAATCACAACTGTTATGCGTATCGCATCGGGATCGACGGTGTACCTATAGAACGCTTCTCCGACGACGGCGAACCGAGCGGGACGGCCGGGCGGCCGATGCTCGAGGTGCTGCGGCGGAGAGATTTGCACAACGTCATCGCGGTGGTGACGCGCTATTTTGGCGGAACGCTGCTGGGGGCGAGCGGGCTCGTACACGCGTACCAGGACACGACCCTAGCCGCTGTTGGCGCGGCGACGTTGCTGCGGTGCGTACGCATGCACGCGGCGGAGGTGACCTGCGACTACGGCGCCTACGGGCGGCTGGAGCATGCGTTGGCGGAGATTGGGTATCACATGACCGACCGGGTGTTTGGCGCGGACGTGTCGTTTCGGGTCTACGTGCCGGAGGGCCAGGCGGACGGGTTTGCGGCGCGCATTGCGGACTTGACCAGCGGGCAAGCCTTGGTGGAGATTCCGGCCGCACGCTGGATGGGCATGCGGCCAGACGGGACGTTCGTGGTGCTTGCGGAGACGTGA
- a CDS encoding beta strand repeat-containing protein, protein MQLHNVQTHLKRTLTGIVAASMVLGSFAPAALAATSSSKYSWSHRAIENNGTTISALKNVPGFTYNGTYYISVYDVQYLLNQLGFTSTWDNGTLNIQTTNTVDSSKLPANQPSGANAFIQVNGKQVFKGNRIVVTPPGGKFATSFMQVFDLQQVLNALGFNASDYEGSAGIWNIVPPAAQAGALAITGAPTSNIAVNTPQSLGLTNNGAPVTQGVTWTVDNSGAVVDNNGNFVATKAGTYNVTASYEGKTVTTKIVVYGAAAGVQLAPTSSTLVANGVSTDTITATVVDANGNTVSDYNGTVDVYLTTSSSDTLTNPDGTKSAGNVSDPIAYTAKNGTVTITLNSGGSTTGTDTIYAGVPGAAGVVSPSDWTSTAVSVVAPVPAAVAFGSTAPTAIDSNVNYGTNYLSLPINVVDQSGNPIAQGNTTATVTVAGPATLSNGLTTDSVTLENGSGTVGIATNSNKTTGPITITVSVPGLGSVTKTLTAYVGGAYSQIALASAPANTSFTADQVAAATSSPFLTYKVDEEDANGNIADTGTGDTVSATVTGPSGASATDVTATPTYANGVETIALTYRSGKVVAGTYKVTISDSSHTSIEPLTETFTVTPGAPYDVTVKPMTITVPASNPSGTVSAQLVDQFGNVVKESGVVVDFTAGGTYAPTLSASSVATDSNGVASVTATEPNTPSDTGTVAVKIDPNWAAGNSLSEGSGNTSTLTVASSVVTKVGVTTDKTSYSADSATPELSFTEYDSAGAPMGDNLAYTVTGPTGFTTVTGTTTGTSPVTLPALTIAGTYTVTVTDTAAAGQPSATATFTVTPGALDKFASTVNGQDATTGVAVKADTPVAVVITAEDKNGNAVTATTPLTVSLNDVLSSDGSTAGNGAFSLSQGGSPVTTVTIPAGQSSVTVYYVNANADTYDLSATYQAAAANMALTTNFGGVGTAESSGPAAYSYSATVTLTDAEAAAFTSADPSKFTLSVGGDNYTYTTNAQPGLDQFTVTQGASPNDDQYTITFGSNDATLSGATATIGYPGVSSVTTPQF, encoded by the coding sequence ATGCAACTCCATAACGTTCAAACGCACTTGAAACGTACGCTTACAGGCATCGTTGCGGCGTCCATGGTTCTCGGTTCATTTGCGCCGGCGGCTTTGGCAGCGACGAGCTCGAGCAAGTACAGCTGGTCTCACCGTGCTATTGAAAATAACGGTACGACTATTTCGGCACTGAAGAATGTCCCAGGCTTCACGTACAACGGGACCTATTACATCTCGGTGTATGACGTTCAGTATCTGCTGAACCAGCTCGGGTTTACCTCGACTTGGGATAACGGAACGCTAAACATCCAAACGACGAATACGGTTGACAGCTCTAAGCTCCCTGCAAATCAGCCTTCCGGAGCAAACGCTTTTATTCAGGTGAACGGAAAGCAAGTCTTCAAGGGCAACCGCATCGTGGTAACACCTCCGGGTGGTAAGTTTGCGACCTCGTTCATGCAGGTTTTTGATCTCCAGCAAGTCCTGAACGCACTTGGTTTCAACGCAAGCGACTACGAAGGCTCCGCGGGGATCTGGAATATCGTACCTCCAGCGGCTCAAGCTGGCGCACTTGCTATCACGGGTGCACCGACCAGCAACATTGCTGTTAACACACCTCAGAGCTTGGGGTTGACCAACAATGGTGCGCCCGTAACGCAGGGCGTAACATGGACCGTTGATAACAGCGGTGCTGTGGTTGACAACAATGGTAATTTCGTTGCGACCAAAGCAGGTACTTACAACGTGACGGCTTCATATGAAGGAAAGACGGTAACTACAAAGATTGTTGTATACGGTGCCGCGGCAGGGGTTCAATTGGCTCCTACTTCAAGTACCCTAGTGGCTAATGGAGTGTCAACGGACACCATTACGGCTACGGTTGTTGATGCCAACGGAAATACTGTTTCCGATTATAATGGCACTGTAGATGTGTACCTGACGACCTCGTCGTCTGATACGCTTACTAACCCAGATGGCACGAAAAGTGCCGGAAACGTAAGTGATCCAATCGCGTACACAGCGAAGAATGGCACAGTGACAATCACGTTAAACAGTGGTGGTTCCACGACAGGCACCGACACCATTTATGCTGGAGTTCCTGGCGCGGCTGGTGTGGTTAGCCCGAGTGACTGGACTTCAACCGCTGTTAGCGTAGTAGCCCCCGTTCCCGCGGCAGTTGCCTTTGGGTCCACCGCTCCGACCGCAATTGACAGTAACGTAAACTACGGAACAAACTACTTGTCTCTTCCGATTAATGTGGTAGACCAAAGCGGTAATCCGATTGCGCAAGGTAATACTACTGCAACCGTAACCGTCGCGGGACCTGCTACATTGAGTAACGGATTGACGACAGACTCAGTCACGCTTGAGAACGGTTCTGGCACGGTCGGGATTGCAACCAATAGCAACAAAACCACTGGACCCATCACTATTACCGTGAGCGTTCCGGGGCTTGGCAGCGTCACTAAAACGTTGACCGCTTACGTTGGTGGTGCGTACAGCCAGATTGCTTTGGCCTCAGCGCCAGCCAATACGTCGTTCACGGCCGACCAGGTTGCGGCTGCCACTTCATCTCCGTTCTTGACGTATAAAGTCGACGAAGAGGATGCCAACGGGAATATTGCCGATACCGGTACGGGAGACACTGTTTCCGCAACCGTTACGGGTCCGAGTGGGGCGTCCGCTACCGACGTGACTGCGACTCCGACTTACGCGAATGGCGTTGAGACCATCGCATTGACTTATCGCAGTGGCAAGGTCGTCGCGGGCACCTACAAGGTGACCATCTCTGATAGCTCTCACACGTCAATTGAGCCTTTAACCGAAACATTTACTGTGACGCCGGGTGCTCCTTACGACGTAACTGTGAAGCCAATGACTATCACAGTACCTGCCAGCAATCCATCTGGCACAGTTTCTGCTCAGTTGGTAGACCAATTTGGAAACGTCGTTAAGGAATCAGGTGTAGTCGTCGACTTTACGGCTGGTGGAACTTACGCACCGACACTGAGTGCATCCAGTGTGGCAACTGACAGTAATGGCGTTGCTTCCGTGACAGCCACAGAACCTAACACACCGTCCGACACAGGCACAGTTGCTGTCAAGATCGATCCGAACTGGGCGGCAGGCAATAGCTTGAGCGAAGGTTCTGGTAATACTTCGACACTTACGGTCGCATCATCTGTGGTAACGAAAGTTGGTGTCACCACGGACAAGACTTCCTATAGTGCAGATTCCGCAACGCCGGAGTTATCGTTCACAGAGTATGATTCTGCGGGCGCACCAATGGGCGACAACTTGGCATATACTGTGACGGGACCGACAGGATTCACAACAGTCACCGGCACGACAACAGGTACCAGCCCAGTTACATTGCCCGCGTTGACCATTGCAGGCACCTACACTGTAACGGTCACTGACACAGCGGCCGCCGGCCAACCATCAGCTACGGCAACATTCACTGTTACACCCGGTGCCCTGGATAAGTTCGCCTCGACCGTAAATGGCCAGGATGCAACGACTGGCGTTGCTGTAAAGGCAGACACGCCGGTAGCGGTTGTGATCACGGCGGAGGATAAGAACGGCAATGCTGTAACGGCAACAACACCTTTGACCGTATCTCTGAATGACGTTCTTAGCAGCGACGGTTCAACTGCGGGCAACGGTGCATTCTCTCTTAGCCAAGGTGGAAGCCCTGTGACCACAGTTACGATTCCGGCTGGTCAGAGCAGCGTGACGGTGTACTACGTAAACGCGAACGCAGACACGTACGACCTGTCTGCGACATATCAAGCCGCAGCGGCTAACATGGCGCTCACAACGAACTTCGGCGGGGTAGGTACTGCGGAATCCAGTGGACCAGCGGCGTACTCCTACTCAGCTACGGTTACACTTACTGATGCGGAAGCAGCTGCCTTTACATCCGCTGATCCGAGCAAGTTTACGTTGAGTGTGGGCGGTGACAATTACACCTACACAACCAATGCTCAACCTGGCCTTGACCAGTTTACAGTGACACAGGGCGCCTCGCCGAATGACGACCAGTACACCATTACATTTGGCAGCAACGACGCCACATTGTCTGGAGCAACCGCAACTATCGGTTATCCTGGTGTCTCGTCTGTAACAACTCCGCAATTCTAA
- a CDS encoding sigma-70 family RNA polymerase sigma factor has translation MEDKQQGKAKAASKGANGVDPSGREPSTADTPMLTEPSAADTLALAARDGDKAAVDQLFADFGRLMRKIAGRYAHLSYEDAVQEAGLALLEAVQLWDPARGVRFAAFAAAKMRGDVRTAMRREWTLQARTLRGRIEAPSDGDDGAVRDRITQTLDASAVADWRVSAASAELQLTLDAAGLSPRERQYVEGALCGYTNAEICRAQGVSSETVKTWRKRAFRKVRGVLTTN, from the coding sequence ATGGAAGACAAGCAGCAAGGGAAAGCGAAGGCCGCATCCAAGGGAGCCAACGGGGTGGACCCGTCCGGGCGCGAACCGAGTACTGCAGACACGCCGATGCTGACCGAACCAAGCGCTGCGGACACCCTGGCGCTGGCGGCGCGGGATGGGGACAAAGCAGCAGTGGACCAACTTTTTGCAGACTTTGGGCGGCTCATGCGGAAAATCGCAGGGCGGTATGCGCACCTTTCGTATGAGGACGCGGTGCAGGAGGCCGGCCTGGCGCTGCTGGAGGCAGTGCAGTTGTGGGATCCGGCGCGCGGCGTTCGCTTCGCCGCCTTCGCGGCCGCGAAGATGCGCGGAGACGTCCGAACCGCAATGCGGCGCGAGTGGACCCTGCAGGCGCGGACGCTCCGCGGCCGCATCGAGGCCCCGTCGGACGGAGACGACGGAGCGGTTCGGGACCGCATCACCCAGACGCTCGATGCGTCGGCCGTCGCCGACTGGCGGGTGAGCGCCGCGTCCGCCGAGCTGCAGCTCACGCTGGACGCGGCCGGCCTCAGCCCCCGCGAGCGCCAGTACGTCGAGGGCGCACTGTGCGGCTATACAAATGCTGAGATTTGCCGCGCCCAAGGTGTATCCAGCGAAACCGTGAAGACGTGGCGAAAGCGCGCCTTTCGGAAAGTCCGCGGCGTATTGACGACGAACTAA